A single genomic interval of Bacillus smithii harbors:
- a CDS encoding IS256 family transposase — protein sequence MSKSISNIDWMNQLENVIREFVKEKLELIMKEEIQTFLEMEQEGTSNRRNGYYHRNLDTQYGRIEGLSVPRDRKGEFQTQLFTPYQRHTGWLEEAIIKMYQSGMSTREIGKFIERILGKAYSPSTISRMTDIVKEDIEKWHKRPLNKRYSVLYLDGLYVKLRRDTVEKEVIYVVLGVNEEGYREILDFFVGGQESAYGWQEILQQLYKRGVQEVLLGVFDGLPGLEEAFKAVYPKADVQRCVVHKVRNTLNRVRKKDQFEVAEDLKLIYRAPNKEIALQMFQQFESKWSNKYPREVQSWANELDVLLTFMDYPSSIRSVIYTTNAIERTIKEIRKRLKPMNSLSSLEAAEKVVYLTIQDFNEKWAGRKLRGFAEAYETLQQMFEKRYN from the coding sequence ATGTCTAAGAGTATATCGAATATAGATTGGATGAATCAACTGGAAAACGTTATTCGTGAGTTTGTAAAGGAAAAATTAGAGCTGATCATGAAGGAAGAAATCCAGACTTTCCTCGAAATGGAACAAGAGGGAACGTCGAATAGAAGAAACGGCTATTACCATCGAAACCTAGACACGCAGTATGGTCGTATCGAAGGACTTTCTGTTCCAAGAGACCGAAAGGGGGAATTTCAAACGCAGCTGTTCACCCCTTACCAACGCCATACGGGCTGGCTCGAGGAAGCCATCATCAAGATGTATCAAAGTGGTATGAGTACGCGTGAAATTGGCAAGTTTATTGAACGAATTTTAGGCAAGGCCTATTCTCCTTCAACGATCAGTCGTATGACCGATATCGTGAAAGAAGACATTGAGAAATGGCACAAACGTCCCCTGAACAAACGTTATTCTGTCTTATATTTAGACGGATTGTATGTAAAACTTCGTCGCGATACCGTGGAGAAAGAAGTGATTTATGTGGTGTTGGGGGTCAACGAAGAAGGATATCGCGAAATTCTTGATTTTTTCGTAGGAGGACAGGAGAGTGCCTATGGATGGCAAGAGATTCTTCAACAGCTCTACAAAAGAGGCGTACAGGAAGTGCTTCTGGGCGTATTTGATGGCCTTCCGGGGCTAGAGGAAGCCTTTAAGGCTGTTTATCCGAAAGCCGATGTGCAGCGCTGTGTCGTTCACAAAGTACGTAATACCTTAAATCGTGTTCGGAAAAAAGATCAATTTGAAGTGGCAGAGGATCTCAAACTGATTTATCGCGCACCGAATAAGGAGATTGCGTTACAGATGTTTCAACAGTTTGAGTCGAAATGGTCGAACAAGTATCCGAGAGAAGTTCAATCTTGGGCCAATGAGTTGGATGTCCTCCTTACATTTATGGATTATCCAAGCAGTATTCGAAGTGTGATTTACACGACCAATGCCATTGAACGAACGATCAAAGAGATTCGGAAACGTCTAAAGCCGATGAACAGTTTGAGTAGTTTAGAAGCCGCTGAAAAAGTCGTGTATTTGACCATCCAAGATTTTAATGAGAAATGGGCAGGACGAAAATTACGAGGATTTGCTGAAGCCTATGAAACCCTTCAACAAATGTTTGAAAAACGTTATAACTAA
- the groES gene encoding co-chaperone GroES produces MLKPLGDRVVIELVETEEKTASGIVLPDTAKEKPQEGKVIAVGTGRVLDSGERVAPEVSVGDRIIFSKYAGTEVKYQGTEYLILRESDILAVIGE; encoded by the coding sequence TTGTTAAAACCACTGGGTGATCGCGTCGTAATTGAATTAGTTGAAACGGAAGAAAAAACTGCAAGCGGCATTGTATTGCCAGATACGGCAAAAGAAAAGCCACAAGAAGGCAAAGTGATCGCAGTTGGAACAGGCCGCGTTCTTGACAGCGGTGAACGCGTTGCACCAGAAGTGTCTGTTGGCGACCGCATCATCTTTTCTAAATATGCTGGTACAGAAGTGAAATACCAAGGTACAGAATACTTAATCCTTCGCGAAAGCGATATTTTAGCAGTGATTGGAGAATAA
- a CDS encoding excalibur calcium-binding domain-containing protein, whose translation MKKWFGILASGCLILGFSVYSSHDTEAAVKTKTFKNCTEMNKVYKGGVARSASVKNKGGKTRYKPYVSQALYDANKKLDRDHDFIACER comes from the coding sequence ATGAAAAAATGGTTTGGAATCTTAGCTTCTGGTTGTTTGATTTTAGGATTTTCTGTTTATTCCAGCCACGATACAGAGGCAGCAGTCAAAACCAAAACGTTCAAAAACTGCACAGAAATGAACAAAGTATACAAAGGTGGAGTTGCCCGTTCTGCAAGCGTAAAAAACAAGGGTGGAAAAACGCGCTATAAGCCATATGTTTCACAAGCTTTATATGATGCAAACAAAAAATTGGATCGGGATCACGATTTTATCGCGTGTGAAAGATAA
- the groL gene encoding chaperonin GroEL (60 kDa chaperone family; promotes refolding of misfolded polypeptides especially under stressful conditions; forms two stacked rings of heptamers to form a barrel-shaped 14mer; ends can be capped by GroES; misfolded proteins enter the barrel where they are refolded when GroES binds): MAKDIKFSEDARRAMLRGVDKLADAVKVTLGPKGRNVVLEKKFGSPLITNDGVTIAKEIELEDPFENMGAKLVAEVASKTNDIAGDGTTTATVLAQAMIREGLKNVTAGANPVGIRKGIEKAVQVAVEELKAISKPIKGRESIAQVAAISSADEEVGELIAEAMERVGNDGVITIEESKGFTTELDVVEGMQFDRGYASPYMVTDSDKMEAVLENPYILITDKKISNIQEILPVLEQVVQQGKPLLLIAEDVEGEALATLVVNKLRGTFNAVAVKAPGFGDRRKAMLEDIAILTGGEVITEDLGLDLKSATIAQLGRAGKVVVTKENTTIVEGAGESSKIAARVNQIRAQLEETTSEFDREKLQERLAKLAGGVAVIKVGAATETELKERKLRIEDALNATRAAVEEGIVSGGGTALVNVYNKVAAIEAEGDVATGVKIVLRALEEPIRQIAQNAGLEGSVIVERLKKEEVGIGFNAATGEWVNMIDAGIVDPTKVTRSALQNAASVAAMFLTTEAVVADIPEENKGGSMPDMGGMGGMM; encoded by the coding sequence ATGGCTAAAGATATTAAATTCAGCGAAGATGCTCGCCGTGCGATGCTCCGCGGTGTAGATAAACTAGCGGATGCAGTAAAGGTGACTCTTGGACCAAAAGGACGCAACGTGGTTCTTGAGAAAAAATTCGGATCTCCTTTAATTACGAACGATGGGGTTACCATTGCGAAAGAAATCGAATTGGAAGATCCATTCGAAAATATGGGAGCTAAATTAGTTGCTGAAGTAGCCAGCAAAACGAACGATATTGCTGGGGACGGTACTACGACTGCAACTGTACTTGCTCAAGCCATGATCCGTGAAGGATTGAAAAACGTAACAGCCGGTGCAAACCCTGTCGGCATCCGCAAAGGAATTGAAAAAGCGGTTCAAGTGGCTGTTGAAGAATTAAAAGCCATTTCAAAACCAATCAAAGGAAGAGAATCCATTGCTCAAGTTGCTGCTATTTCTTCTGCTGATGAAGAAGTTGGCGAATTGATCGCAGAAGCAATGGAACGCGTTGGCAACGACGGTGTTATCACGATTGAAGAATCCAAAGGTTTCACGACAGAATTAGATGTCGTAGAAGGTATGCAATTTGACCGTGGCTACGCTTCTCCATACATGGTAACAGATTCTGACAAAATGGAAGCTGTTCTGGAAAACCCATATATCTTAATCACTGATAAGAAAATCTCTAACATCCAAGAAATCCTTCCTGTTCTTGAACAAGTTGTACAACAAGGCAAACCGCTTCTTTTGATCGCTGAAGACGTTGAAGGGGAAGCTCTTGCAACACTTGTTGTAAACAAATTACGCGGTACATTCAACGCAGTTGCTGTAAAAGCTCCTGGATTTGGTGATCGTCGTAAAGCAATGCTTGAAGACATTGCTATTTTAACTGGCGGTGAAGTGATTACAGAAGATTTAGGATTAGATCTTAAATCTGCGACTATTGCTCAATTAGGTCGTGCTGGAAAAGTTGTAGTAACGAAAGAAAATACAACGATCGTAGAAGGAGCTGGCGAATCCAGCAAAATTGCTGCTCGCGTAAATCAAATCCGCGCTCAATTAGAAGAAACAACTTCTGAATTCGATCGTGAAAAACTTCAAGAACGTCTTGCTAAATTAGCAGGCGGAGTGGCTGTGATCAAAGTGGGTGCTGCCACTGAAACAGAATTAAAAGAACGCAAACTTCGCATTGAAGACGCTCTGAACGCTACTCGTGCAGCTGTAGAAGAAGGAATCGTTTCCGGCGGTGGTACTGCACTAGTGAACGTTTACAATAAAGTCGCTGCTATTGAAGCAGAAGGCGACGTAGCGACTGGTGTGAAAATCGTTCTTCGCGCATTAGAAGAACCAATCCGCCAAATCGCACAAAACGCTGGTCTTGAAGGATCTGTCATTGTAGAACGCTTGAAAAAAGAAGAAGTCGGAATCGGCTTCAACGCTGCTACTGGCGAATGGGTAAACATGATCGACGCTGGTATCGTAGACCCAACAAAAGTAACTCGTTCCGCACTTCAAAACGCAGCATCTGTTGCCGCTATGTTCTTAACAACAGAAGCTGTTGTAGCTGACATCCCAGAAGAAAACAAAGGCGGATCAATGCCTGACATGGGCGGAATGGGCGGAATGATGTAA
- a CDS encoding tyrosine-type recombinase/integrase — protein MKKHATPHIFRYTHISVLAEAGVDLPTIMKHVGHDDKETVMKIYMHVTEKMKKNASEKIKIHFRSVLNITNSQKM, from the coding sequence ATTAAGAAACATGCTACTCCACACATTTTCAGATATACACATATTTCAGTGTTGGCCGAAGCCGGAGTGGATCTTCCAACAATCATGAAACATGTTGGACATGATGACAAGGAAACAGTCATGAAAATTTATATGCACGTTACGGAAAAAATGAAAAAGAATGCTTCAGAAAAAATAAAAATCCACTTCAGAAGCGTCCTAAATATTACAAATTCGCAAAAAATGTGA
- a CDS encoding thermonuclease family protein: MPNIIAGCLGIVLLLVLLSLAIIVIKWLFINILGVIGIIAMVAGIGLLSQKNKKSISISTFLFGSLLTLLWFSLKEPFNTLAVFFIVAFLAALIATIIFGIKRNRAWKQLSIASIVLLVLSVVFASNAPDLEKDKSHPNKTEVASTETKQKSDDSKTTKEHNVSKEKRTPVSTPSLKSSSYDDTNKNLIPVTLIETVDGDTIKVNYKGKEETVRYLLVDTPESKKPGTCVQPYAKAAAERNRELVNSGNLSLEFDKGSERDKYGRLLAYVFVDGKSVQEELLKEGYARVAYIYDPPYKYLSTYENDEKAAQNKHLNIWSEPGYVTDKGFNGCAADQTASHHTSHSTHSTQSSHTSVGSSSSSNNNANTQPTAPSATTPSTGQTDFANCTELRKVYPDGVPAGHPAYQPKLDRDHDNYACERN, translated from the coding sequence ATGCCCAATATTATAGCAGGCTGCTTGGGGATCGTACTATTGCTAGTTTTATTATCTCTAGCAATAATAGTCATTAAATGGTTATTTATTAATATTTTGGGAGTTATCGGGATTATAGCCATGGTAGCAGGCATTGGCTTATTGAGTCAAAAAAATAAAAAATCCATCTCGATATCCACTTTTCTTTTCGGTTCTTTATTAACGCTTTTATGGTTTTCGCTAAAGGAACCATTCAATACATTAGCAGTATTTTTTATAGTTGCGTTCCTTGCGGCTTTAATTGCCACAATTATTTTTGGAATCAAACGAAATCGGGCTTGGAAGCAACTCTCCATAGCATCAATTGTTTTATTGGTTCTATCTGTAGTTTTTGCGTCAAATGCACCAGATCTTGAGAAAGACAAATCCCATCCAAATAAAACAGAAGTTGCTTCTACTGAGACGAAACAAAAATCAGATGATAGCAAAACTACTAAAGAACATAATGTTTCCAAAGAAAAACGTACACCAGTTTCTACCCCGTCATTAAAGTCATCATCTTATGATGATACGAATAAAAACTTAATTCCAGTTACTCTCATTGAAACTGTAGACGGTGATACCATCAAAGTTAACTACAAAGGCAAAGAAGAAACGGTTCGCTATTTACTTGTTGATACGCCAGAATCGAAAAAGCCTGGCACATGTGTTCAACCGTACGCTAAGGCTGCAGCAGAAAGAAACCGTGAATTAGTAAATAGCGGCAATCTGTCCCTTGAATTTGACAAGGGCAGCGAAAGAGATAAATACGGACGTCTACTTGCATATGTGTTTGTTGACGGTAAATCTGTACAAGAAGAACTGTTGAAAGAAGGATATGCCCGTGTTGCATACATATACGACCCGCCGTACAAATATCTATCAACATATGAAAATGATGAAAAAGCAGCTCAAAACAAGCACTTAAATATATGGTCAGAACCAGGCTATGTGACGGACAAAGGATTCAATGGTTGTGCAGCCGATCAAACCGCAAGTCATCACACGTCACACTCAACACATTCAACACAAAGTTCTCATACAAGCGTTGGATCAAGCTCTAGCTCTAATAACAACGCCAATACACAACCAACTGCTCCTTCTGCAACAACACCAAGTACTGGCCAAACAGATTTTGCAAATTGTACTGAACTTAGAAAAGTCTATCCAGATGGAGTTCCCGCTGGTCATCCAGCTTATCAACCTAAATTAGATAGAGATCACGACAATTATGCGTGTGAAAGAAATTAA
- a CDS encoding response regulator codes for MKKTFTTVLIADDSQFMRNHLKQLLSNDNFKVVAEASNGCEAITLYQKVRPDVVLLDIIMPYKNGLDALNEIKKHNPKAKVVICSSMGQKTLIMEALKLGATDFIVKPFFQELIPILKKITS; via the coding sequence TTGAAAAAAACGTTTACAACTGTCCTTATTGCGGATGACTCTCAGTTTATGAGGAATCATTTAAAACAACTTTTGTCCAATGACAACTTCAAGGTTGTGGCTGAGGCTTCCAACGGTTGTGAAGCCATTACACTCTATCAAAAAGTTCGTCCTGATGTTGTATTGCTTGACATCATCATGCCTTATAAAAATGGATTAGACGCTTTAAATGAAATCAAAAAGCATAATCCGAAAGCCAAAGTTGTCATATGCTCCTCCATGGGACAAAAAACTTTGATCATGGAAGCTCTTAAGCTAGGTGCCACTGACTTTATTGTGAAGCCTTTCTTTCAAGAATTAATTCCCATTTTGAAGAAAATTACTAGTTAA